CGCGCTTAAGGCTCGCGGCGAAAACGGTGGCGGGATTGCCAGCAGTCATGCGCGAGGCGCAACGGACGTTTGCCCAGACGGGCGGGCTGCACGCCTCGGCGGTGTTTGACGCGGCGGGAAACTTGATCGTCCTGCGCGAAGACGTGGGCCGGCACAACGCGCTCGACAAAGTGCTGGGGCACGGCTTGCTTGAAAGTAAACTGCCGTTCGATTCGCACATTCTGCTGGTCAGCGGCCGGACCTCGTTTGAGATCATGCAAAAGGCACTGGCGGCGCGGATTCCAATCGTCGCCGCCGTTTCCGCGCCGTCGAGTCTGGCGGTGGATTTCGCGCGGGAAAGCGGCCAGACGCTGATCGGATTTCTCCGCGGTCAGACCATGAATATTTATTCCCATCCGGAAAGGATAGTCGCAAAAACGAAACGGATAAATTCCCGTTGACCCGACCCATTCGGTTTTCTAAGCTCGCCGCGTTATCCAACAAAACAAAACTATCTCACAAACTATGAATACAATTGTTCCTCTCATCAGTTCCGGCGTGGCCGGTCCGCTCGGTGTGATTCATCTGCCCCGACTTTGGCTCAAAGCTTCGCTCGAAGCGCGCGGCAAACTCGCCCCCGGCTATCCCGGCGCCGGCAAAGGCTATGACCAGATGGTCATCGACGGTGTGGGCCTCAACCGCGACGCCGTGCTCAAATTCATCAAAGACACGCGGCCGACTTATCCCCAATTCGAAGCCTGGGTGAAAAAGAACGCCACCAAGCTCGACAAAGGCTCGGTGGACAAACTCAACGCTTCCATCCGCGGCTATATCCACGATGACGCCACGCGCAAATCCATCCTAAGCGCCAACGGCATACCTGATGATGCCGCCGCCCCCAAAGATGCGGTGAATCTGAACAACCTCGACGACTGGAAGGAATTCCACGAAGCCGTGTTGAAGCACTAAACGGTCGTATCGAACAAGAAACCGGCGCAGGTTTTGCCCTGCGCCGGTTTTTTTATTTTCCAATTGGGCGGAGGTGGTTTGGCGAGGGGGCGGCGCTGATTTTGGACTTGGAATGGACCGATGAATGATGTATCAACACATTACTCCAAAATGTAATTGTTACCTGAGCTTTAACGCCGTAACTGTTATGAAAAACTTATTCTCCGCTTGGGCGGTCTGGCTGGCGCTGTTCTCGCTCTCAACCCTCAACTCTCAACTCTCAACCGTCCTCGCCCAAGGCAGCCTCACCCCGCCTGGACCACCCGGCGAGACAATGAAGTCGCTCGACCAGATTGAAGCGCGCACGAGCGTGAATTCCAACAATACACCAGGCGATGGCATTTCAGCGTTCAAGATCACAAACTCGGGCTCGTATTACCTGACTGGCAACATCACGGGCGTCAGCAACCTGCACGGCATTAGCATCACCGCGGCCCGAGTGTCGCTTGACTTGAACGGCTTTTCGCTGATTGGTGTACCTGGCTCGGTGGATGGCATCAATGCCACGAATGGCGCCGGCCTCGCCGCGGGGTTGGTGGTCCGCAACGGCACCGTTGCCGGGTGGGGTGGCAGCGGCATTAATGCTCAACCCGGCGCGCCGGGTGCCGAGTTTTCCAAACTGCGGCTGCTGACTAATGCTCTGAACGGCTTGAAGGCCACCGGCGCGGTGATCTCCGATTGCGTCGCGGAGGGGAACACGTCCGGCGCGTTTACGAATTACGCAATCACGGTGAACGGCTCGCGCATCGTCAACTGCATCGCGAAGACCAATTACAACGGCATTCAAGGCGGCAATGGCAGCACCATTGAAGGCTGCGTGGCCAACGACAACGCCTTCGGCTTTCTGGCCGGCGACTCAACGGTGACCCATTGCACCGCCTTCAACAACAGCGCAGATGGCATGTACCTGTTCAACAACTGTCGTGTCATCGGCAACCTCATTGATGGCAATGGGAAAGGCAAAGGCATCGAAGCGGCCGGGGGCAGTTCAGGCAACACGCTGGATGGAAACATGCTCGTCGGCAATCCGACCGCAGGCATCCTGCTGACCAATGCGGGCGTGTTGAACAACTTTGTAATTCGCAACAGTGTTCGCGGCGCAGGAGCAAATAATTATTTGACCGGCACGGGCAACAGCTTCGGCCCGATCATCAACGTCGCGGGCACGAACGACATCTCCGGCGTCACGAATGCGAATCATCCTTGGGCAAACTTTTCGTACTGAATCTCAACCTTTCGCCATTATGAAACTCAAAACTCAACGCCTTTTAGTTATTGGGTTATTGGGAATCCTCGCCGTCTCCGCCAATCTTTCGCCCCGCGCCGAGGCCGCTCTGCGTACCTGGACCGGTGCCGCGGCCAACGACAGCCGGTGGACCACCGCGAACAATTGGAGCAACGGCCCGCCAGTGGCCGGCGACGACTTGCTGTTCCCCGGCGGAGCCGCGCATCCCAACAACAACAACGACTATGCACCCGGTACCACGTTCAACTCGATCATCTTCTCGGGCACGAATTACTCGATAGGTGGCAGTTCCCTCGCTCTCAACGCCGGCATCATTGCGACGAACGTGGGCGCGGCAAACACGGTGAACAATGCGCTCGTTCTGAATTCCAACCAGACCTTCACGGTCAGCATCGGAAACGCGAACTTCTCCTTCTTTGGACCGATTGATACGAGTGGAAAAGACCTGACGTTCGCCGTCACCGCGCCCTCGCTGGCCCCGATCAGCGCCGGAATCACCGGCACCGGTGGATTGATTAAGACCGGCAGCGGGACAGTGTCTTTGAACGTCAGCAATTCCTTTTCCGGAACGGTTCAACTGAACGAAGGATTCATCAACATCAGCGACGGGAGCTCATTAGGCAGCACGAGCAGCAGCACCACTGTTGCGAACGGCGCGTCGCTGATTTTGCTCAACTCCATCACGGTCGCCGAACCGCTGGTGCTGTCCGGCACGCTCAGAACTGTCGGCAGCAGCACAAACACCTGGACCGGCCCGATTACACTGGCTTCGGCGGGCGCGCGCATTGTGAGCGACACCTCCTCCCAATTAATCATCAACGCGGTCATCACCGGGACCAACGGCTTCAGCAAAGGTTCACCGGGGGCACTCACTTTGAATTCGAACAATACTTACACCGGCACAACAGTCGTGAGCAACGGCACACTCATCGTGAACGGCAACCAACCGGATAGCGCGATCGTTTTTTATCAAGGCACCGTTGGCGGCAAAGGCGCTGTCGGAACCATCACCGCAGGCGGCAACGGAGGAAAAACGCTCAGTCCCGGCCACAACGGTCCCGGAATTCTTACGTGTAACAATTTAGCGCTGGATATTCTCACCGCGTTGCCGGTCGAACTGAATGGCACGGCTCCGGGAGCTGGCTACGATCAACTCAACGTCAACGGTACTGTGCTGTTAAACAACCCCACTCTCTCGGTGACACTCGGCTTCACACCCGCGCCCAGCGACACTTTCGTGATCATCAACAACGACGGCACCGACGCCATCAGTGGGATCTTCGCCGGCCTGCCGCAGAACGCGCTGCTCACCAACGGCGCGACCATCTTCCGCTTTAGCTACGCGGGCGGCGACGGCGACGACGTGACCCTGACCACGACACTGGGCGCGCCATCTTCCACCCTCACATCCATTGTCAGCCTGACCAACGGCTTTGCGTTGCTGACCGGCCAGGGACAATCGAATCTGACCTACGCAGTGCAGGCCGCGACCAACCTTGCTCCGCCAACCGTGCGGACCCCACTCGGCGGCGCCGCCGCAGACGCCAGTGGTGTGTATCAGTTCACCGACACGAACGCGCCATCCTTCCCCGTGCGCTTTTATCGCTCGGTATCGCCGTGACACACTCAAACCAAAGACAACCAAGAACTATACTATGAAAACGAATCGAAACACGCGGCTCGCGACCGTGCTGCTATTGCTCTCAACCCTCAATCTTCAACCCACAACCGTGTTCGCCCAAGGCAACCTCACGCCGCCCGGCGCGCCCGCGCCCACGATGAAGTCGCTGACGCAGATCGAGCCCCGGATTGATTTGCAGAATGCCCCTGCCTCAGCGGTGACCACCACCGATCCGAACTATCACTTCATCATCACGCAGCCGGGTTCGTATTACTTGTCCGCGAACCTCGGTGTCACGAAGACGCACGGCGTCCAGATTAACGCCGCAGGTGTGAGCTTTGACTTGAAGGGTTTTGAAATTTCGCGCGCCTCCGGCTCAGGCGGAAACGGCATTGACATCCCCGCCACCAGCCACCGTGCCAGCCTGCGCGATGGTTCGATCTCGGGATTTGCCAGCGGCATTGTGTCTCTGTCGGTAAGCAACTCGTATGCGCGCGACGGAAGGCTCCTCAACCTCTCGGTGGCAAACTGCACCTCCGACGGAATTCTCAGCGGTCAGAATTGGTTGCTCGACCACTGTGTCGCGCACGACTGCTCCGGCAACAACGCGATCTCCGGTGGCAACGGCAGCACGTTGCTGGATTGCTCTGCTTCGAACAACAGCGGCAACAACGCCATCAATGCCGGCAGCGGGTGTGTGCTGACGCGCTGCAATGCTTACAAGAACACCGTGGGTTCGTATGCGATTTTCGCTTCGAGCGCCACGCTTCATGATTGTGACGCCAGCGAAAACGCGGCGGTGGGCGGGATCTATGCGAATTCGTGTTCACTGCTGAATTGCACTGCGAACAGTAACACCCGGGCGTCGGGAGGCTCCAGTGGGATCGTCGCCTACAACTCGACGCTGATGGGATGTGATGCATCGAACAACACGAGCGGCAACCCCACGCCGAATTACTTTGCCGGCGCCGGCATCACGGCCGCGTATAGCAAGATTACCCACTGCACCTTCACCTCGAATCACGGCGACGGCATGACCGTAGATTTCAGCTCCTTCGTGAGCGAGAATCACTGCTATAACAACGGCACCGGGGGCGGCGACGGCGCTGGCATTCACGTGACCGGCCAGCGCAATCGAATCGAAGGCAACAACGTTTCCGATAATCCGCGCGGCATTGATATTGGCGCCGCCGGCAACCTGATCATCAAAAACAGCGCGAAGTTGAACACGACCAATTACAATATCGTGGGTAGCAATCGCTACGGGCCGATCGTTGATATCACAGCAGTTGGAACGGCGGCTGTCAATGGGAACAGCAGTGCGAGCACCGTGGCGACGACCGATCCGTGGGCCAACTTTGCTTATTAACCCTGAACCTGAATAGACAATGAAATGACATCTTGTCGCGCTTCTTGCTCGCAGCATCGCATTATCAACTCTGGCCGCGACCACGATCAATGTCGCCAACAAATTCGCCTACGGCGCCAGCCTCGGTTGGATGGATTGGCGCGGCGAAAGTCGCGGGAAATTCTAGCTTGAAGCGGACAGAGAGAATTGCCATGCTCACACCGTCATCACAAATAATCCGCTGCCAAAGGTAACTCTATGAAATATACTCCTCGGTTTTTGGCGTGCGTCCCGGCGTTTAAGTCGCAGTTCGTTTTCGCTCTGCTGTTCCTCTCAACTCTCAACTCTCAATTCCTAACTGTATTTGCCCAAGGCAGCCTCACGCCGCCTGGTGCGCCCGCGCCGACGATGAAAACGCTTGATCAACTTGAACCGCGCACGCCCATTTCATCCCTGCCGTTCACCGTCACCACGCCGGGCTCGTATTACTTGACGACCAACGCATCGGTGACCGACAGCGCCATTCATATCCAAGCCGGCAACGTGACTTTGGATATGAACGGCTTCACCCTTACAGGCAACGGGAGCGTGACCAAGTACGGCGTTATCATTGATCCAGCCAACCAGATAACGAACGTCACGATCCGAAATGGCAAGTTCGTAAACTTTGGCGGCGCGGTAGCAATGGGTGCCAACGGAGCGGACAGCCTGCTGGTCGAAGACATCCAGATGCACACCGGCACGCGCGCGGGCGTGTGGCTGAGTTCAAATTGCCAGGGCGCGGTCATTCGCAACAATTTGTTCGTCGAGTGCATGCTGCCGATTTCGGTCAGCGCGTTTGCCGGTCAAACCATCGGCGGCGTGACCATTGCCAACAACCGGATTTCAGGAGGCGGCAGCACCGGCATTGATGTTAACGCCCAAACCGGTGGAACCGTCCGGGATATTTCCGTGCTGAACAATCAGGTGGCCAACACCGGGGGCACATCAATCGTTATTTCCTCCACTGATCCCGGCGGAGTGCAGCGGTTATTGATTGATTCGAACCATTGCACGAGAAACGCATTCATCGGCCTCATCGTCCCCGCCAATGCCAAGGCCACGGTCATCCGCAATGTTTTTACCGGCTGCACATTGAGCGTCAGCACCACGGGAAACACGGTCGGGCCGACCATCACCACCATAGGCACGCTCGGCACAACCGGCGCAGACATCAGCCCGTGGGCAAACTTTCAAAACTAAGGCGAACGCTGAGTCGAATTATGAACACTCCGAAAGCAGCACCGTTTACCACAATCAAAACTCTCGCTCCTCTGGTCACGCTGGCGGCGTTAATTGCCTCTGCATCGGCCGCGACCACGATCAATGTCGCCAACAAATTCGCTTACGGCGCGAACCTCGGCTGGATGGATTGGCGAGGGGACACCAACAGTGGCGCCGTCATCGGCGAATACGTTTGCTCCGGCTTCATCTACGCCGCCAATGTCGGCTGGATCAATCTCGGCGGCGGCACGCCCACCAACGGCATCCAGTATCAGAATCTTTCCGCCAGCGATTTTGGCGTGAACCACGACGGTCTAGGCAATCTGCGCGGTTACGCCTATGGCGCAAACATCGGCTGGATCAATTTTGAGGCGAACAGCGCGCCGAAAGTTGATCTCAAGACCGGCAAGTTGAGTGGGTATGTTTACGGCGCGAACGTGGGCTGGATCAGCTTGAGCAACGCGTTCGCCTTCGTTCAAACGGATACGATTGCGCCTGGAACTGACAGTGACGGTGACGGCATTGCCGACGCGTACGAATACACCTATTTCGGCAACCTGACGACGATGAACGCCGTCAGTGATTACGATGGCGACGGAGTTTCGGACAGGAACGAATACTTGGCGGGCACGAACCCGAACGATCTTTCTGATTACCTGGCCATTACCGCCATCGCCGCCAACGCCAGTGGATCACCGACCAGCCTCACCTGGAAGAGCGCGTTGTCGCGCTGCTACTACATCCAGGAGCGGCTGAACTTGAACATTGCCTCACCGTGGTTCGACAGCGGTCTTGGTCTGATCAGCCCTGACGGCGTCTCGACCACCCGCAACATCTTCGATACAAACGCGCCGATGCGGTTCTATCGCATTCAAGCCGTCAAGCCGTTGTCGCCCTGAGCGCGAGTTGGAGTTCAAGCTTCAGCTTGTTCCGCGCGACGCAGTGGTCCTGGTTCCAAAGCAGGCTAAAGCCTGGACTCCAACTCGCTCATTGACGCTGGGCCGCGCCTCCCTAAAATGCGGACAAAAATTCCTGACACATTTATGCCTGCCAACGAAAAACCCACCAACATCACTTCCTATCTGCAAGAGGAACGCGTCTTCCCGCCGCCCAAGGAATTCTCCAAGCGCGCACACATCAAGTCTCTGGCGCACTACCGCAAGCTTTACAACGAATCCATCCGCTCGCCGGAAAAGTTCTGGGGCCAGCAGGCCAAAAACGAGTTAATCTGGTTCAAGCCGTGGAAGAAAGTGCTGCAATGGAAGGAGCCGTTCGCCAAATGGTTCGTCGGTGGCCAGCTCAATGTCAGCTATAATTGTCTCGACCGGCACCTCGACACCCCAACTGCCAATAAGGCCGCGCTCATTTGGGAAGGGGAACCAGCGGCACCCGGCAAAACGGGCGAAGAACGCACGATCACGTACAAACAACTCCATCGCGAAGTCTGCCAGTTCGCCAACGTGCTCAAGCGAAACGGCCTCAAGCGCGGCGACCGCCTCATCATTTATCTGCCGATGGTGCCGGAGGCCGCCGTCGCCATGCTGGCCTGCGCCCGCATCGGCGCTGTGCATTCGGTCGTGTTCGGCGGCTTCAGCGCGCAGTCCGTGGCCGACCGCATTCATGATTCCCAGGCGAAAATGGTGATCACTTCGGATGGCGGATTTCGTCGCGGCGCCGTGGTGCCGTTGAAAAAAAATGTCGATGAAGCGCTCACCCTCAAGGGTGCCGACGGAAATCTGCTGGCCAAAACGATTGAAAGGGTCATCGTCTTGCGCCGCGCGTTCAATGAAGTGCACATCGAGGAAGGGCGCGATGTCTGGTGGCACCGTGAACTGGAATATGTGGACGCCAATTGTCCGGCGGAGAAAATGAACAGCGAAGCGCCGTTGTTCATCCTTTACACCAGCGGGTCGACCGGCAAACCCAAAGGGATACTTCACACGACCGGCGGTTATCTGGTCTATGTGAAACTGAGCACCCGTTACGTTTTCGATTTGCGGGAAACGGACACCTTTTGGTGCACCGCCGACATCGGCTGGGTGACCGGTCATAGCTATGTTGTTTACGGTCCGCTCGCCAATGGCGCGACCAGTCTGATGTACGAAGGCGCGCCGAATTTTCCTGAGCCGGATCGCTTCTGGCGCATCGTGGAAAAATACGGGGTGACGATTCTCTACACGGCGCCCACCGCCATTCGCGCATTCATGAAGTGGGGTGCGGAGTGGCCCAAGAAACATGATCTCACTTCGTTGCGTTTGCTTGGCACCGTTGGTGAACCGATCAATCCCGAAGCTTGGATCTGGTATAACGAAGTAATCGGCGGCAAGCGTTGTCCCATCGTCGATACGTGGTGGCAAACCGAAACTGGCGGCATCATGATCACACCGTTGCCCGGAGCAATCCCGACCAAACCCGGTACCGCGACGCTGCCGTTCTTCGGCGTGTTGCCTGAAGTGGTGGACGACAAGGGCAATCCGGTGCCGCCCAACAGCGGAGGTAAACTCGTCATCCGCAAACCATGGCCCGCCATGTTACGCGGTATTTGGGGCGACCCGCAGCGCTACAAGGAAATTTATTGGCGCGAAGTCAAAGGCAGCTATTTCACCGGTGATGGTTGCCGGCAGGACAAGGACGGGTATTTCTGGATCGTCGGCCGCATTGATGACGTGCTCAACGTGGCGGGTCATCGCATCGGCACGGCGGAAGTGGAGAGTGCGCTGGTCAGCAATCAGAAAGTCGCTGAGGCCGCGGTGGTCGGCCGTCCGGATGAGCTGAAGGGTCAGGCGCTCGTCGCTTTTGTCACGCTGAAAGGCGGGGTCCATGCCAGCCCTGCGATCCGCGATGAATTGCGCAACCACGTGGCCAAGGAAATCGGTCCGGTCGCCAAGCCCGATGACATTCGTTTCGCTGAAGCGCTGCCCAAAACGCGCTCCGGCAAAATCATGCGCCGCCTGCTCAAGCAAATTGCCTCCGGCACAGAGATCAAAGGTGACACCACTACCTTGGAAGATTTCAATGTGCTGGCGCGTTTGAGTCAGGCCGAGGAGTGACAAGAATGAGCCGCCAGGATCTCTTGATCGCAAACAGAATAGCTACTGAGAATGGCACCAACTCAATTCGCAAAAGTGATTGGACTCATTTCGGTACTGGTCGTCGGATGCAAATCCACCACCACGATAATCACGAAAACTATGCAATTGCCCGGCACGTCGTCGAACGAAAAGAGCGAAGCTGAATTGCTAGAGCTGAACAAGAAATCTGGCAATGATCTGAGCATGGACGAAATCCTGTCCTTCATTCCGAAGTATCCAGGCACAGTCGCCCTTAAGGTTCGCGAACGATTCGACGAGAGGGTTCGCTACGACGACCAGAAAAGCGCGTGGGATCTTTCAGCTTTGAGCGAACACGAGAGAATCATTTGGAGACTCAATAAGTTCGAATCGGAGATTGGTAACGGCGGGCTTCACCAGTTCTTCCTCAATCGTGGATGGGAAAGCGCTCAGATTGCGGAAGACCTGTTTGCCGTTGAATGTGCTTCTGTCGCCGAGTGGTTTCGCAAAGCGACAGCGGTTTTTCCCGATGGCATGCTCCCACCGGAACCAGAACAAGCGCACCAAGTTTTCTTTGCGTTCGAAGACCGGGCACCAATTCGTAAACGCTGGAACAAGCTGGATAGTCAGTATTACCGGGAATTGGAGGGTCGTCTGTCCGAATCGATGGCTAATTACATTCTAATCCACAAGGACTCGTTTCGGTAAGATCCTTCGGCTCGGCAGGGGGAACTTCACAATCACGTCGCCACAGCAGTTACCCCGGTCGCCAAACCGAATTACATGTGTTTTGTCAAAGCATCGAAGAAAAGCCGCCACGGAAAAAGCGTGCCCC
Above is a window of Verrucomicrobiota bacterium DNA encoding:
- a CDS encoding DUF5069 domain-containing protein, giving the protein MNTIVPLISSGVAGPLGVIHLPRLWLKASLEARGKLAPGYPGAGKGYDQMVIDGVGLNRDAVLKFIKDTRPTYPQFEAWVKKNATKLDKGSVDKLNASIRGYIHDDATRKSILSANGIPDDAAAPKDAVNLNNLDDWKEFHEAVLKH
- a CDS encoding right-handed parallel beta-helix repeat-containing protein, giving the protein MKNLFSAWAVWLALFSLSTLNSQLSTVLAQGSLTPPGPPGETMKSLDQIEARTSVNSNNTPGDGISAFKITNSGSYYLTGNITGVSNLHGISITAARVSLDLNGFSLIGVPGSVDGINATNGAGLAAGLVVRNGTVAGWGGSGINAQPGAPGAEFSKLRLLTNALNGLKATGAVISDCVAEGNTSGAFTNYAITVNGSRIVNCIAKTNYNGIQGGNGSTIEGCVANDNAFGFLAGDSTVTHCTAFNNSADGMYLFNNCRVIGNLIDGNGKGKGIEAAGGSSGNTLDGNMLVGNPTAGILLTNAGVLNNFVIRNSVRGAGANNYLTGTGNSFGPIINVAGTNDISGVTNANHPWANFSY
- a CDS encoding right-handed parallel beta-helix repeat-containing protein, whose product is MKYTPRFLACVPAFKSQFVFALLFLSTLNSQFLTVFAQGSLTPPGAPAPTMKTLDQLEPRTPISSLPFTVTTPGSYYLTTNASVTDSAIHIQAGNVTLDMNGFTLTGNGSVTKYGVIIDPANQITNVTIRNGKFVNFGGAVAMGANGADSLLVEDIQMHTGTRAGVWLSSNCQGAVIRNNLFVECMLPISVSAFAGQTIGGVTIANNRISGGGSTGIDVNAQTGGTVRDISVLNNQVANTGGTSIVISSTDPGGVQRLLIDSNHCTRNAFIGLIVPANAKATVIRNVFTGCTLSVSTTGNTVGPTITTIGTLGTTGADISPWANFQN
- the acs gene encoding acetate--CoA ligase, yielding MPANEKPTNITSYLQEERVFPPPKEFSKRAHIKSLAHYRKLYNESIRSPEKFWGQQAKNELIWFKPWKKVLQWKEPFAKWFVGGQLNVSYNCLDRHLDTPTANKAALIWEGEPAAPGKTGEERTITYKQLHREVCQFANVLKRNGLKRGDRLIIYLPMVPEAAVAMLACARIGAVHSVVFGGFSAQSVADRIHDSQAKMVITSDGGFRRGAVVPLKKNVDEALTLKGADGNLLAKTIERVIVLRRAFNEVHIEEGRDVWWHRELEYVDANCPAEKMNSEAPLFILYTSGSTGKPKGILHTTGGYLVYVKLSTRYVFDLRETDTFWCTADIGWVTGHSYVVYGPLANGATSLMYEGAPNFPEPDRFWRIVEKYGVTILYTAPTAIRAFMKWGAEWPKKHDLTSLRLLGTVGEPINPEAWIWYNEVIGGKRCPIVDTWWQTETGGIMITPLPGAIPTKPGTATLPFFGVLPEVVDDKGNPVPPNSGGKLVIRKPWPAMLRGIWGDPQRYKEIYWREVKGSYFTGDGCRQDKDGYFWIVGRIDDVLNVAGHRIGTAEVESALVSNQKVAEAAVVGRPDELKGQALVAFVTLKGGVHASPAIRDELRNHVAKEIGPVAKPDDIRFAEALPKTRSGKIMRRLLKQIASGTEIKGDTTTLEDFNVLARLSQAEE
- a CDS encoding DUF4375 domain-containing protein; this translates as MAPTQFAKVIGLISVLVVGCKSTTTIITKTMQLPGTSSNEKSEAELLELNKKSGNDLSMDEILSFIPKYPGTVALKVRERFDERVRYDDQKSAWDLSALSEHERIIWRLNKFESEIGNGGLHQFFLNRGWESAQIAEDLFAVECASVAEWFRKATAVFPDGMLPPEPEQAHQVFFAFEDRAPIRKRWNKLDSQYYRELEGRLSESMANYILIHKDSFR